In the genome of Bacteroidota bacterium, the window CCGTAGGCGCATTTGTAGCTTCGAAAGACAAAATGGCATTACTAAAATCAGAGCCAATGCTTGGACATATAACTACGTTTGGAGGTCATCCCGTTATTGCGGCATCCTCATTGGCTACATTGAAAGAATTGCTCGAGGGTAACTATATGGAAGAGGCTCTTTGGAAAGAAAAACTTTTTAGAGAACATTTAAATCACCCGGCAATCAAAGAAATAAGGGGCATGGGATTAATGCTGGCCCCGGTGTTTGATGACCCTGAATTTCCTGCCAGATTGATGAGTAAATTAATGGAGAAAGGCCTGATAACATTTTTATTGCTTTTCGAAAAAAGAGCATTGAGAATCTCTCCACCATTGACTATTTCTGATGATGAAATTTTATATGCCTGTAATGTGATAAATGAAACTATAGAAGAGATGATTTAAACAAATTTTAATATTGATTTAAATCTAACAATCATAAAAAAAAGAGTCTTTTTCAACTGTGAAGGGCTCTTTTTTTGGCAAAAAACACCTCCTAAAACCCCCAATTTCAAATAATTTCCCCTCCTCAATACCTATCTACATTGAGCTTAACAAACTTTAACATTTACCCATTTGGTTAATTTTACCCAATTAGGTAAATTTGTACAGTAATTAATCACATTATCGCATGGCTAAAAAAATTTCAACAGAGGAAAAGATATTAGAATCTGCTCAAAAAGTTTTTCATAATAAAGGATTTGCAGGTACAAGAATGCAGGAAATTGCAGATACTGCCGAAATAAATAAAGGATTACTTCACTACTATTTCAAGTCAAAAGAAAAACTTTTTGAGTCGGTCTTTAACATTGCTTTGAAACAAATGCTGGGAAGACTAAATACAACTTTAGGAGAAAACGTTGATTTATTTACTAAGATTGAAAAACTGGTAGACAGTTACATTTCGGTATTAAGTAAAAACACTTTTATCCCAAATTTTATTTTTCACGAAATAAACAGAAACCCCGATTTTTTTAATGAAAAAGTTAAGACCTTAAATAACCTTGAAGGGATTAAAATATTCGAAAATCAAATAAGGGAAGAAACAGAAAAAGGAACAATAATCGAAATCAATCCAAAACAGCTAATTATCAACATCATATCAATGTCGATATTTCCATTTATTGCCAAGCCAATGGCTATGGGTATTTTAGAAATTTCGAAAAAAGAATTCAGTAAAATTATAGAGGAGAGAAAAAAGCTGGTTGCTGAATTCACTATAAGCGCAATCAAAAAGTAAAACCGTTTATTCGGTGAAATGCTTATCTGTTTATTCAGAACCATAAACAAATAAAATAATTAGAAATGAAAAAAGCACTATACATTTTAATCCTGCTAATCCTGCCAAGTATGATGTTTGCACAGCAGTTAAGTGTGAACCTCGAACAATGCAGAGATTCGGCAAAAGTGAATTGGCCGGGTTTCAAAAAAATGGCTATGCAAAAGGAGAATAAAGAATTAATAATAAAAACTCTTAACAAAAACTATCTCCCTAAATTAACTCTTGGTGCCGGCGCAACTTACCAGTCGGAGGTTGTAGTTTTTCCTGAAATACAGATTCCGGGGATGGACAATTTCTTTCCAACAATACCAAACGACAACTATAGAGCAGATCTTCAGCTTTCACAAATAATATATGATGGTGGAAATACAAAAAGCGCAAAGGACCTTCAGCTAGCATCAAATTCTCTTGAGGAAACTCAAATAGAAATTGAGAACTACAACCTGATGGAACAGATAAACCAATTATACCTAAACGTATTAGTTCTTGAACAAAACAATATTGTACTACTGACTGCCGATAAAGAGATAGATGAAAATTTAAAAATTTTACAATCTGCCTACAACAATGGAATGATCTTAGCTTCTGAACTAAATAAAGTAAAGGCTGAAAAAATCACAATAGAAAAGCAGCTAATGAACAACAAAACAGCAAAGCTTAATGCTATTCAATCTTTGGCTGTACTCACAGGTTTAGAGATTAACTATGATACATCTTTTCAGGTCCCCGGTGAATCAACAAACAAACTTAACACCTTACCTCAACTAAAAATATTTGAAGCACAGGAAGACTTGAATAAGGCCGGTTTGGAAATGGAATTCAGAAACAAATTTCCCAAAATAGCTCTTTTCGCTAACGGAGGCTATGGTCGTCCCGGATACAACTTCATGGATACAGATTTACACTCATACGGTATGGTAGGAGTAAATCTTTCGTGGGATGTAATTGACTGGGGAACTTATGGTAAACAAAAAGAAAAATCGGAAGTAAAACAAAAAATAATCGAAGCAAACAAAGAAGCCTTCGTAATGCAAAACAGCCTTGAGGTTCAAAAAATTAATAATGACTTAGCAAATATTCAAAACCAGATTGAAATGGATAAGAAAGTAATTAAAATTAAGGAAGAAATTAAAAACTCCTCCTGGTCTAAATTTCAAAACGGAACTATTACCTCCAACGAATATCTGAAGGATTTTAATGATCTGAAAAGAGCTCAACAAACTTTAGAAATTAATAAAATTCAGCTTATTCAGAAGGAACTTGCCCTTAAACACTTAGAGGGAATTAAGTATTAATGACTCAAATGAATTGTCGAAAATAATGACCAAAGCAAAAAAACAACCTATAAATTACCAGATCATTAACGCATTATATCATTGACACATTAGATCATAAAAATATAAAAACAAGCAAAAATGAAAAACATAATCTTACTAATACTGCTAGGCGCATTTGCATCGTGCAACAACAACGAAAACCCCGCAGATGCCAATGGAAACTTCGAAAGCAATGCTACAACCATTTCTGCCGAAAATGCCGGAAAATTATCTTCTTTCACGATCGAAGAAGGCGACATCGTTAAGAGTAATTCGGTTGTTGGAATTATTGATACAACGCAACTATACTTGAAAAAAGAACAATTAAGAGCTTCCTCTATCAGCATTGAGTCGCAATCAAAAAGTGTGTTATCTCAGATAGACGTACTCAAAGAACAATTGAAAGTTCAGGAAAGTAACCTGAGCAGGATCAGGAAAATGTACAAAGACGGTTCTGCAACAAAAAAACAACTCGACGACTTACAGGGGCAGGTAAATGTTACTAAGCAACAAATTTCGAGTGTTCAGGCACAGAATGCATCAGTAATTAGCCAATATCAATCGCTTAATATACAGATAAAACAAATTGAGGATCAAATCTCAAAAAGCATAATAAAAAACCCTGTTGCCGGAACAATATTGATTAAATATGTTGAGCAATATGAGTTTGTTGCCCCCGGAAAACCTTTATATCAGATTCAGGACATAAATAGATTAAAGCTTAAGGCCTATGTGACAGAACCTCAACTTTCCACTATTAAAATTGGGCAAAAAGTAAAAATAGGAATCGATTCAACTGACGAAGAAAAAAGTTTTGACGGTACAATTACATGGATCAGTTCACAGGCAGAATTCACTCCAAAAATAATCCAGACAAAAGACGAAAGGCAAAATCTGGTTTATGCAATAAAAATTGATGTTAATAACGATGGCAGCCTGAAAATCGGGATGCCTGCAAGTGTGTATTTTAATTAGAGTTTATATGATTGAAATAAACAACATATCAAAAAGTTACGATTCTGTAAAAGCACTTTCAAATGTTTCAATAAATGTAGAAAAAGGTAAACTATTTGGACTTATCGGACCTGATGGTGCCGGGAAGTCAACCTTATTCAGGATACTAACTACTCTTATTTTACCTGATGAAGGCAATGCAAAACTCATGGACTTCGACACAGTAAAGGATTATAAACAAATACGAAATAAAATAGGCTATATGCCGGGGAAATTTTCCTTATACATGGATCTAAGTGTTCAGGAGAATCTTAAGTTTTTTGCCAATGTTTTTAGCACCACGATTGATGCCAATTACGAAATGATCGAGGATATTTATGTAATGCTAGAGCCCTTCAAAAACCGTAAAGCCGGTGACTTATCGGGAGGAATGAAACAAAAACTGGCATTGTGCTGTGCTTTAATACATAAACCTGAACTTTTATTACTTGACGAACCGACATTTGGCGTTGACCCTGTTTCGAGAAAAGAGTTTTGGGAGAATTTAAAAAAGCTTCAGAAAAACGACGGATTAACAACCATTGTTTCTACACCTTATATGGATGAAGCTTCGCTATGCGATGAAGTAGCGTTAATTCAGGATGGAAAGATTATGGCCGTAGATACTCCCGAAAATATATCTAATAAATTCAGTAAAACTCTTTACGAAATTAAATCATCGAACAATTATAAAACACTCACACTTATAAGAAATTTTGAAGAAATAAATACAGCTTATATGTTTGGAAACAGCATCCATGTAACATTGAAAAACGACAATAAGCCTGAAGAACTTAAACAGCTCATTAACATAGAAAATATTGAATACAGCATTGAGGAAATAAAACCAAACATAGAAGATAGTTTTATGGAATTGATGGCTAAAGAACAATAAAAAGTTAAATGATTGAATTATTTGTATTAAACCAATCATCATGAACAATAATAAAGTAATAGAAGTTGATAACCTGACGCGTGCCTTTGGCGATTTCATAGCTGTTGACAATATTAGTTTCAACGTTGAAAAAGGAGAAATTTTTGGTTTTTTGGGAGCGAATGGAGCCGGAAAAACTACTGCCATGAAAATGCTTACAGGTATTTTGGAACCAACTTCAGGAATTGGAAAAGTGGCCGGTTTC includes:
- a CDS encoding TetR/AcrR family transcriptional regulator produces the protein MAKKISTEEKILESAQKVFHNKGFAGTRMQEIADTAEINKGLLHYYFKSKEKLFESVFNIALKQMLGRLNTTLGENVDLFTKIEKLVDSYISVLSKNTFIPNFIFHEINRNPDFFNEKVKTLNNLEGIKIFENQIREETEKGTIIEINPKQLIINIISMSIFPFIAKPMAMGILEISKKEFSKIIEERKKLVAEFTISAIKK
- a CDS encoding TolC family protein — its product is MKKALYILILLILPSMMFAQQLSVNLEQCRDSAKVNWPGFKKMAMQKENKELIIKTLNKNYLPKLTLGAGATYQSEVVVFPEIQIPGMDNFFPTIPNDNYRADLQLSQIIYDGGNTKSAKDLQLASNSLEETQIEIENYNLMEQINQLYLNVLVLEQNNIVLLTADKEIDENLKILQSAYNNGMILASELNKVKAEKITIEKQLMNNKTAKLNAIQSLAVLTGLEINYDTSFQVPGESTNKLNTLPQLKIFEAQEDLNKAGLEMEFRNKFPKIALFANGGYGRPGYNFMDTDLHSYGMVGVNLSWDVIDWGTYGKQKEKSEVKQKIIEANKEAFVMQNSLEVQKINNDLANIQNQIEMDKKVIKIKEEIKNSSWSKFQNGTITSNEYLKDFNDLKRAQQTLEINKIQLIQKELALKHLEGIKY
- a CDS encoding HlyD family efflux transporter periplasmic adaptor subunit, whose amino-acid sequence is MKNIILLILLGAFASCNNNENPADANGNFESNATTISAENAGKLSSFTIEEGDIVKSNSVVGIIDTTQLYLKKEQLRASSISIESQSKSVLSQIDVLKEQLKVQESNLSRIRKMYKDGSATKKQLDDLQGQVNVTKQQISSVQAQNASVISQYQSLNIQIKQIEDQISKSIIKNPVAGTILIKYVEQYEFVAPGKPLYQIQDINRLKLKAYVTEPQLSTIKIGQKVKIGIDSTDEEKSFDGTITWISSQAEFTPKIIQTKDERQNLVYAIKIDVNNDGSLKIGMPASVYFN
- a CDS encoding ABC transporter ATP-binding protein: MIEINNISKSYDSVKALSNVSINVEKGKLFGLIGPDGAGKSTLFRILTTLILPDEGNAKLMDFDTVKDYKQIRNKIGYMPGKFSLYMDLSVQENLKFFANVFSTTIDANYEMIEDIYVMLEPFKNRKAGDLSGGMKQKLALCCALIHKPELLLLDEPTFGVDPVSRKEFWENLKKLQKNDGLTTIVSTPYMDEASLCDEVALIQDGKIMAVDTPENISNKFSKTLYEIKSSNNYKTLTLIRNFEEINTAYMFGNSIHVTLKNDNKPEELKQLINIENIEYSIEEIKPNIEDSFMELMAKEQ